The Candidatus Methanoperedens sp. genome includes a region encoding these proteins:
- a CDS encoding CBS domain-containing protein gives MKVEEVMTRNPVFLRDSDFMTHARQVMRDQHKRTIPVVDSKNRVIGILTEKDLLNIYSTRSNVTVEGFASEFPDVYPGMEMMQAAKLMIDAGLGRVPVLKSGQEKTIAGILSIVDIFRNLKLDKIPANKTTEKTVMDIMVKDVKTCSPKDSIAKVWLNMKTSGFSGYPVVRDGQVVGMITRRNIINAGYARIEREDDHGTKSTMSPPVEKIMSTPVYSLSPETTLKEAIQAFLKLDVGRLSVVDNGKLTGIIDRSDIIRAFI, from the coding sequence ATGAAAGTGGAAGAGGTAATGACAAGGAACCCTGTTTTTCTGCGCGACTCCGATTTCATGACCCACGCCCGCCAGGTGATGAGGGACCAGCATAAACGGACAATACCTGTCGTGGACAGCAAGAATAGGGTGATCGGGATACTGACGGAAAAGGATCTCCTGAATATATATTCTACAAGATCCAACGTTACGGTGGAAGGTTTTGCATCTGAATTCCCTGATGTTTACCCTGGGATGGAAATGATGCAAGCTGCAAAACTCATGATAGACGCAGGATTGGGACGTGTTCCTGTGTTAAAATCAGGGCAGGAGAAGACCATAGCAGGAATATTGAGTATTGTGGATATATTCAGGAACTTGAAACTGGATAAAATTCCGGCTAACAAGACCACAGAAAAAACGGTCATGGATATAATGGTCAAGGATGTGAAGACATGTTCTCCCAAAGACAGTATAGCTAAAGTATGGTTGAACATGAAAACATCGGGTTTCTCAGGATATCCGGTGGTAAGAGATGGTCAGGTGGTGGGAATGATAACAAGACGCAATATTATCAATGCAGGTTACGCAAGGATAGAGAGAGAAGATGACCACGGGACGAAATCAACCATGTCCCCGCCGGTTGAAAAAATCATGAGCACACCAGTGTATTCATTATCGCCAGAGACCACTTTAAAGGAAGCTATACAGGCATTCCTGAAGCTTGATGTTGGAAGGCTTTCAGTGGTGGATAATGGGAAACTGACCGGTATAATTGACAGAAGCGACATAATCAGAGCATTTATTTAA
- a CDS encoding CBS domain-containing protein translates to MKNQKSTVARKEVRDGYNKNMKPLDFKSRISEHPGDVMSIASKDVVTIPPTMPIIDAVKSMSVNGFRRLPVADAGTNRLKGIVTSQDIVDFLGGGLRHLIVKNRFKGNLLAAINVSISEIMEENVVCLNEKDSLKDAFNTMLKKNVGGIPITDDDSVVKGIITERDFVFLASDIITGKSVGEYMSKNIITAPPDMTIATATKSMINNGFRRLPIIRDNVLIGIITASDILRFLGSGEIFERLVTGNAGEVFEVPIRTLIRRDVIFTRSDVDIGEAASMMLGKNVGSLPVLEGGELKGIITERDIVRAIAQ, encoded by the coding sequence ATGAAAAATCAAAAGAGCACTGTAGCAAGAAAAGAGGTTCGAGATGGATATAACAAGAATATGAAACCTCTTGATTTCAAGTCCAGAATTTCCGAACATCCCGGAGATGTGATGTCCATCGCATCAAAGGACGTGGTGACCATTCCTCCAACAATGCCGATAATAGATGCGGTCAAATCCATGTCCGTTAACGGGTTCAGGAGGCTTCCAGTAGCGGATGCTGGTACGAATCGTCTCAAAGGGATCGTGACCTCCCAGGACATTGTGGATTTTCTTGGGGGTGGCCTGAGACACCTGATAGTAAAGAACAGGTTCAAAGGGAATCTCCTCGCAGCCATTAACGTAAGTATAAGTGAGATCATGGAAGAGAACGTTGTATGTCTGAATGAAAAGGATTCACTCAAGGATGCTTTCAATACCATGTTGAAGAAGAATGTCGGCGGGATACCTATCACGGATGACGATAGCGTAGTGAAAGGCATAATCACAGAAAGGGATTTTGTCTTTCTGGCCTCCGATATTATCACAGGAAAGTCGGTTGGAGAATATATGAGCAAGAATATCATCACAGCTCCACCCGACATGACCATTGCAACAGCAACAAAATCTATGATCAACAATGGTTTCAGGAGGCTTCCTATTATTCGGGATAACGTCCTTATCGGCATAATAACCGCCTCCGATATTCTGCGTTTCCTTGGTAGCGGCGAGATTTTTGAGCGTCTCGTCACCGGGAACGCTGGAGAAGTCTTCGAAGTTCCTATCCGTACCCTAATAAGGAGAGATGTCATTTTCACACGATCGGATGTGGATATAGGGGAAGCTGCGAGCATGATGCTCGGGAAAAATGTTGGCTCGCTTCCAGTTCTTGAGGGAGGCGAATTGAAAGGGATCATAACAGAACGCGATATTGTCAGGGCAATAGCGCAATAG
- a CDS encoding 2-hydroxyacyl-CoA dehydratase family protein, with the protein MPKIGITALVPPELIFASGNEPLDVNNVIPESRKHPKNKLCAWTAIWKEMLVNRETAIDSLIVVAGGDCHNALVDGQKVAMSGIPTHFFFYPFDGDPVFMESQLNRLTGFLGGMESPEKLKDIAGLKKLGKEIDSKRCRGKIASKDAFNILISFSDLSGDLNKFRRVIESADKTTIQQNNRVALLGVPPIYHDFHEIAETLGISIVFDELPYEFVRHGGNDIGEIALDYCDYTFARPLDFRIDFLQKELEKRKVDGVVHYTQFACHHVLEDEILRAELDYPVLTIQGDLPGNTPEQVRLRLEAFREMLEKL; encoded by the coding sequence GTGCCAAAAATCGGAATAACCGCACTTGTTCCTCCTGAATTGATATTTGCATCCGGCAACGAACCGCTGGATGTCAATAATGTCATTCCAGAATCCAGAAAACACCCGAAAAACAAGTTGTGCGCATGGACAGCGATATGGAAAGAGATGCTGGTCAATAGAGAGACCGCTATTGACTCCCTTATAGTGGTGGCAGGAGGTGACTGCCATAATGCCCTTGTGGACGGTCAGAAAGTGGCGATGAGCGGAATACCGACGCACTTTTTCTTCTACCCGTTCGACGGTGATCCCGTATTCATGGAATCGCAATTGAACAGGCTTACAGGGTTTCTTGGAGGCATGGAGTCTCCCGAAAAATTAAAAGATATTGCAGGACTTAAGAAACTGGGGAAAGAGATCGATTCGAAAAGATGCAGGGGAAAGATCGCATCAAAAGACGCTTTTAACATCTTGATTTCTTTTAGCGACCTTTCAGGTGATCTAAATAAGTTTAGAAGAGTTATCGAATCGGCGGACAAAACAACAATCCAGCAAAATAACCGGGTGGCACTGCTGGGAGTGCCCCCGATATACCATGATTTTCATGAAATTGCAGAAACACTTGGTATTTCCATCGTTTTTGATGAACTTCCCTATGAGTTCGTAAGGCATGGGGGAAATGATATTGGTGAGATTGCGCTCGATTATTGCGATTATACGTTTGCAAGACCGCTTGATTTCAGGATAGATTTTCTCCAAAAAGAACTGGAAAAAAGAAAAGTGGATGGAGTTGTACATTACACCCAGTTCGCATGCCATCATGTGCTTGAGGATGAGATTTTAAGAGCAGAACTGGACTATCCCGTATTGACCATACAGGGGGACCTTCCGGGTAATACCCCGGAACAGGTAAGACTGCGGCTTGAAGCATTCAGGGAGATGCTTGAGAAATTATGA
- a CDS encoding 4-phosphopantoate--beta-alanine ligase, with product MIPKSHPRYESLMTRELIVAGVEKGITSVHGLIAQGRGEAFDYLIGERTGRSALKAEKAAAAMLLLAEKPVISVNGNVAALVPEDIIKLSGFVNAPLEVNLFHRTEERVNKIIEHLRSLGAKRICTKSDGLIPGLEHERAKVDLDGIFSADVVLVPLEDGDRCKALVDMGKSVIAIDLNPLSRTAQTAHITIVDNITRAIPNISKFVKENRSSDKNELHKMVNEFDNRKNLAHSIDEIIAHLRSLQQPSLK from the coding sequence ATGATCCCCAAAAGCCATCCAAGGTATGAATCCCTGATGACGCGGGAGTTGATAGTCGCGGGCGTTGAAAAAGGCATAACGAGCGTTCACGGGCTAATAGCGCAGGGGCGGGGGGAAGCTTTTGATTATCTCATCGGTGAAAGGACCGGAAGAAGTGCGCTGAAGGCTGAAAAAGCAGCAGCAGCAATGCTGCTTCTTGCAGAAAAACCCGTGATTTCAGTCAACGGGAATGTTGCTGCACTTGTTCCGGAAGACATCATAAAATTAAGCGGTTTCGTTAATGCTCCTCTTGAGGTGAATTTATTTCACCGCACTGAAGAAAGGGTGAATAAGATCATCGAACACCTGCGCTCCCTCGGGGCAAAAAGAATATGCACAAAAAGCGATGGTTTGATACCAGGTCTTGAACATGAAAGGGCAAAGGTGGATCTCGATGGCATATTCAGTGCGGACGTCGTACTTGTACCCCTTGAGGACGGCGATAGATGCAAAGCCCTTGTGGATATGGGGAAATCAGTGATTGCCATAGACCTGAACCCGCTTTCAAGGACTGCACAGACGGCTCATATAACTATTGTGGATAACATAACCCGTGCGATACCGAACATATCAAAATTCGTGAAAGAGAACAGATCATCGGATAAAAATGAGCTGCATAAAATGGTCAATGAATTCGATAACAGGAAAAATCTGGCTCATTCAATAGATGAGATTATTGCTCATCTTCGTTCTCTTCAACAACCAAGTCTGAAATAA
- a CDS encoding cysteine desulfurase, which translates to MDIQKIRRDFPALSKKWNGKYPIYFDNACMTMKPGQVMDAMNEYYNEYPVCGGRSLHRMAKRVDEKVTWARDKFQKFLGAERPEEIIFTRNTTEGLNLVANCLDFKEGDIVITTDREHNSNLIPWQVQTHRKGIRHIVVYSNPDNTFDLRGFEETMNKTRNVRLVSMVHTSNLDGYTIPAKEIIKIAHDHGAIVMLDGAQSAPHKPVDVRGLDVDFFALSVHKMLGPSGMGVLYGKYDLLEEIAPFIVGGDTVSDTTYEGAKFLPPPEKFEAGLQNYAGIIGSGAAVDYLANVGLSNIVKHEEVLNRIITDGIKDIDGLKIIGPQDPRQRSGIISFTVEFPKGGDAHDIAIVLDETENMAVRSGAFCVHSWFNYRKCEAAVRASLYLYNTEDEAKKFVDALRKIISLFNP; encoded by the coding sequence ATGGACATCCAGAAAATCCGCCGCGATTTCCCGGCGCTTTCGAAAAAATGGAACGGGAAGTATCCCATTTATTTTGATAATGCCTGCATGACCATGAAGCCAGGGCAGGTCATGGATGCCATGAACGAATATTATAATGAGTATCCTGTTTGCGGTGGGCGCTCCCTTCACAGGATGGCAAAGAGAGTGGATGAGAAGGTTACCTGGGCGCGTGACAAGTTCCAGAAATTCCTTGGAGCAGAGCGCCCTGAAGAGATCATATTCACGAGAAACACCACTGAAGGCTTGAATCTTGTCGCAAATTGCCTCGATTTCAAAGAAGGTGATATTGTCATCACGACCGACAGGGAACACAATTCAAACCTCATTCCCTGGCAGGTCCAGACCCACAGGAAGGGAATAAGGCACATTGTGGTATACTCAAATCCGGATAATACCTTTGATCTTCGCGGGTTCGAAGAAACAATGAATAAAACCAGGAATGTCCGGCTGGTCAGCATGGTACATACTTCGAACCTGGACGGCTATACAATCCCGGCCAAGGAGATAATAAAGATCGCCCACGACCACGGGGCCATTGTGATGCTGGACGGCGCCCAGAGCGCACCCCATAAACCGGTGGATGTCAGAGGGCTTGATGTTGATTTTTTTGCGCTTTCGGTACATAAAATGCTGGGGCCTTCTGGTATGGGCGTGCTGTACGGGAAATATGATTTGCTTGAAGAGATAGCGCCTTTCATTGTGGGTGGTGACACGGTGAGCGATACAACCTACGAAGGCGCTAAATTCTTGCCTCCTCCCGAAAAATTCGAAGCGGGACTTCAGAATTACGCAGGCATAATAGGCTCGGGAGCGGCTGTGGATTATCTTGCGAATGTCGGGCTTTCAAATATTGTAAAGCATGAGGAGGTATTGAACAGGATCATTACCGATGGGATAAAGGACATAGATGGATTGAAAATCATAGGCCCGCAGGACCCTCGACAGAGAAGCGGCATCATTTCGTTCACAGTGGAGTTCCCGAAAGGTGGGGATGCCCATGACATTGCAATAGTACTGGATGAGACGGAGAACATGGCTGTGAGGTCTGGAGCATTCTGCGTGCATTCGTGGTTCAATTACAGGAAATGTGAGGCTGCGGTGCGAGCTTCGCTTTATTTGTATAATACGGAAGATGAGGCAAAAAAATTTGTCGACGCCCTTCGAAAGATAATAAGCTTATTCAATCCCTGA
- a CDS encoding CBS domain-containing protein: MKIKEIMSSPVYVVSPEENVARARNLMLRHKIGKLVIVEDNKPIGIVTKKDISRRLDQAEPQWRRRPIDHIPIRKVMTESLITIFPDATPKQLAELMIENNISGLPVVNVRNEVIGIVTKWDLIRYFSELELDLTVQDLKIEPAITVHRHHTISHILYELDTNSTDRAVVLEDNDKPVGIITSSNLTFTEMKGKTGDLPHKEIKMTRKESSAGRKQYRYVKDMPLVAEDIMSCPLLTVNMDDPATQAAGIMVKERINGLPVLNNGFMGILTGDNIIKTIMTL; the protein is encoded by the coding sequence ATGAAAATCAAAGAAATAATGAGTTCACCGGTATACGTGGTATCGCCTGAAGAGAATGTAGCCAGGGCAAGGAACCTGATGCTTCGCCATAAGATCGGAAAACTGGTGATCGTCGAGGATAACAAGCCCATCGGGATCGTGACCAAGAAAGATATCAGTCGAAGGCTTGATCAGGCAGAACCGCAATGGCGCCGAAGACCCATAGACCACATTCCCATTCGAAAGGTCATGACAGAAAGCCTTATCACGATTTTTCCAGACGCCACGCCAAAGCAACTCGCTGAACTGATGATCGAGAATAATATCAGCGGATTGCCTGTGGTAAATGTCAGGAACGAAGTGATCGGGATCGTTACAAAATGGGATTTGATACGATATTTTTCAGAACTGGAATTGGATTTAACGGTACAGGATTTGAAAATAGAACCTGCGATCACTGTTCACAGGCACCATACCATCAGCCATATACTTTACGAACTTGATACAAATTCGACCGACAGGGCAGTAGTTCTTGAAGATAATGATAAGCCAGTGGGGATCATTACGAGTTCGAACCTGACGTTCACGGAAATGAAGGGAAAAACCGGCGACCTTCCCCATAAAGAAATAAAAATGACTCGCAAGGAAAGCTCCGCAGGAAGGAAACAGTACAGGTATGTTAAAGACATGCCTCTTGTCGCGGAAGACATAATGTCCTGCCCTCTACTGACCGTCAATATGGATGATCCGGCAACGCAGGCTGCGGGCATTATGGTAAAAGAAAGAATAAACGGTCTGCCTGTGCTAAATAACGGATTCATGGGGATACTGACCGGGGATAATATAATAAAGACAATAATGACGCTTTAA
- the mptA gene encoding GTP cyclohydrolase MptA has translation MELPVIHLPDIQANRPEIPLTLTRVGVTDVKKLVEVARKDKRPIVLVSTFDIFVDLPSDRKGANLSRNFEAIDAVLEEMIAAPVYEIEDLCGEVAKRLIDRHEYALNAEVRMRSEYVIKRETPATKIKCQEVVNIFAESKATRGENLTIRKLVGAEVLGITACPCAQEIMRDKAKNELRSLGVEGEIIKKFLARVPMPTHNQRGRGIISIEVHDSNFVSLEKIINIIENSMSSQMFELLKRSDEAAIVERSHKNPKFVEDCVRTMAQKVVMEFQNLPDDSIITIKQINEESIHRHNAFAERKSTLGELRQEINNIS, from the coding sequence ATGGAACTTCCCGTCATACATCTTCCCGATATCCAGGCAAATCGGCCCGAGATCCCCCTCACTCTGACAAGGGTTGGGGTAACGGATGTGAAGAAACTCGTTGAAGTAGCACGGAAGGATAAACGTCCTATCGTGCTTGTATCAACCTTCGATATTTTTGTTGACTTACCCTCCGACCGCAAAGGCGCCAATCTATCCAGGAATTTTGAGGCGATAGATGCAGTGCTTGAAGAAATGATCGCAGCGCCGGTTTATGAGATAGAGGACTTATGCGGCGAAGTTGCAAAGAGGCTTATTGACCGGCATGAATATGCACTTAACGCCGAGGTCAGGATGAGAAGTGAATATGTCATAAAGAGAGAAACCCCCGCCACGAAAATAAAATGTCAGGAAGTGGTGAATATTTTCGCGGAATCCAAAGCGACCAGGGGCGAAAACCTGACTATAAGAAAACTGGTGGGTGCCGAAGTTCTTGGCATTACTGCATGCCCCTGCGCCCAGGAAATCATGCGGGATAAAGCAAAGAATGAATTAAGGTCTCTAGGTGTGGAAGGCGAGATCATCAAAAAGTTTCTGGCCCGAGTACCCATGCCCACGCACAACCAGAGAGGGCGGGGAATTATTTCAATCGAAGTTCATGACAGCAACTTTGTCTCCCTGGAAAAAATCATCAATATAATAGAGAACTCAATGAGTTCCCAGATGTTTGAACTATTAAAGAGGTCAGATGAGGCCGCGATCGTGGAACGGTCACATAAGAACCCCAAATTCGTGGAAGATTGCGTGCGCACGATGGCGCAAAAGGTCGTAATGGAATTCCAAAATTTACCGGACGATTCGATCATCACCATAAAGCAGATCAACGAGGAAAGTATCCACCGGCATAATGCGTTCGCTGAGCGCAAATCAACACTTGGGGAATTAAGGCAGGAAATCAATAATATTAGTTAA
- a CDS encoding pantoate kinase — protein MEQENVGEAFAPSHISGIFVIDIKKDAGHSGSTGCGICLEAGAITKVCASEKMTLRINDVVSEAPTTFSAIRLLTSQPVLVETRLNVPIGCGFGASGSGALSTALALNEALSMNLALNELARAAHIAEVMNRTGLGDVTGQTFGGIVIRKKAGAPSSANIDRIPCKDIPISWVSFGEIPTKSILSDKLKKKAINKAGKSRLKELLKRPTLENFFQQSCAFAEDIELMGAKVKDAIEAVRAAGGFASQAMLGNMVFAINDKGALSEFGEVHESRISHAGAHLV, from the coding sequence ATGGAACAAGAAAACGTCGGAGAAGCATTTGCGCCCTCCCATATTTCAGGCATTTTCGTTATCGACATTAAAAAAGATGCCGGGCATTCAGGTTCTACAGGCTGCGGTATCTGCCTTGAGGCCGGGGCAATAACGAAAGTATGCGCTTCGGAAAAAATGACATTGAGGATCAATGATGTTGTGAGCGAAGCACCCACCACATTTTCCGCGATCAGGCTCCTTACCTCGCAGCCTGTGCTTGTAGAAACCCGTCTAAATGTACCCATAGGCTGCGGCTTCGGGGCAAGCGGTTCAGGGGCATTGAGCACGGCACTGGCGTTAAATGAAGCATTGTCAATGAACCTGGCACTGAATGAGTTAGCCCGTGCAGCCCATATAGCCGAGGTCATGAACAGGACAGGTCTTGGTGACGTTACCGGGCAGACTTTCGGTGGAATCGTCATCAGGAAAAAGGCAGGGGCACCATCCAGCGCTAATATCGACAGGATCCCCTGCAAAGACATACCGATTTCCTGGGTGAGCTTTGGAGAGATCCCCACCAAATCCATTCTATCCGATAAACTGAAAAAGAAGGCCATCAATAAAGCCGGGAAATCCAGGCTTAAGGAACTCTTGAAAAGACCCACGCTTGAGAATTTTTTCCAGCAGTCATGCGCCTTTGCAGAGGATATCGAACTCATGGGAGCTAAAGTGAAGGATGCCATAGAAGCCGTAAGAGCGGCAGGCGGGTTTGCAAGCCAGGCCATGCTTGGGAACATGGTTTTTGCCATCAACGACAAAGGCGCACTATCAGAATTCGGGGAAGTTCATGAAAGCAGGATAAGCCATGCGGGAGCGCATCTTGTATGA
- a CDS encoding CBS domain-containing protein, with amino-acid sequence METRMPVKEIMTRDVATIEIKSDVPVLAAKLLELDVGSLIVTDKNRPVGIVTERDIVRKIVSRNIKPGEISIKELMTTPLITIPATEDVTEAMRKMMKMQIRRLPVVEGGKLVGIVTDIDLIAVSAEMGDIFSDLIKMHREKMFTMETPQTAIKGICEECGYIFDNLMLVDGKVLCESCRETLV; translated from the coding sequence ATGGAAACCAGGATGCCGGTAAAAGAGATAATGACAAGAGACGTTGCTACGATAGAGATAAAAAGCGACGTACCAGTTTTGGCCGCAAAATTGCTTGAGCTTGACGTCGGCAGTCTTATCGTGACAGACAAAAATCGTCCTGTGGGAATAGTCACGGAGCGTGATATTGTAAGGAAGATCGTGTCCAGGAACATCAAACCAGGGGAAATTTCCATAAAGGAACTGATGACAACCCCGCTCATAACCATACCTGCTACTGAAGACGTCACAGAAGCCATGCGCAAGATGATGAAAATGCAGATCCGGCGGTTACCGGTGGTCGAAGGTGGAAAACTGGTGGGTATCGTGACGGACATAGATCTGATCGCGGTCTCAGCCGAAATGGGGGATATATTTTCAGACCTAATAAAGATGCACCGGGAAAAGATGTTTACAATGGAAACTCCTCAGACGGCTATTAAAGGCATCTGCGAGGAGTGCGGATACATTTTTGATAACCTGATGCTAGTGGATGGGAAAGTTCTCTGTGAAAGTTGCAGAGAAACTTTGGTTTAA
- a CDS encoding CBS domain-containing protein — MKVKDIMTDPIIVHKADTISHAMDLMEKHDTRRLLVVNGSDILGVITMRSIARKLGTWKKSNLPASSLHVATATTDLFSKVLPDTSIEDAIALMDRKGGILIVTDNGKIQGWVTPHEILKNAKAAIKGYAAEIMKDPISVSPAERVAHARRLMLDNDIGRVPVIKNNDVVGIVTERDLARGMMSFRSLVPDNQQDERIRNLIVSDIMTQNVKSVRTNTPISEVITLILNDNIGGVPVLNLKDEMVGIISRRAIIRHLAVKG; from the coding sequence ATGAAAGTAAAAGACATAATGACAGACCCTATTATTGTGCATAAAGCCGACACAATTTCGCATGCCATGGATTTGATGGAAAAACACGATACACGAAGGCTTCTTGTTGTCAATGGAAGCGATATCCTGGGTGTGATAACTATGCGAAGCATAGCCCGGAAGCTTGGAACATGGAAGAAGTCAAATCTTCCTGCCTCGTCCCTGCATGTCGCAACCGCTACTACTGATCTATTCTCAAAGGTACTTCCCGATACCAGCATAGAGGATGCGATAGCATTGATGGACAGGAAAGGTGGGATTCTCATTGTTACAGACAATGGAAAGATCCAGGGGTGGGTAACGCCTCATGAGATCCTGAAAAATGCAAAAGCCGCCATAAAGGGTTATGCGGCCGAGATAATGAAGGACCCGATATCTGTAAGTCCGGCCGAAAGGGTAGCGCATGCACGGCGCCTGATGCTGGACAATGACATAGGAAGGGTTCCCGTTATTAAAAATAACGATGTTGTGGGAATTGTTACGGAAAGGGATCTGGCAAGAGGAATGATGAGTTTCAGATCGCTTGTACCTGATAACCAGCAGGATGAGAGGATCCGGAACCTTATAGTGTCAGACATCATGACACAGAATGTGAAATCAGTCCGTACAAATACGCCCATATCGGAGGTTATCACGTTGATCCTGAATGATAACATAGGTGGTGTCCCAGTTCTTAACCTGAAGGACGAGATGGTGGGCATCATAAGCAGGAGGGCGATTATCAGACATCTGGCGGTAAAAGGATGA
- a CDS encoding RNA ligase → MRRDVSSELINKLDIAKISKLTGIPEYRITGAIQRKTLQYIKSKLELFRFDKPISTVEGGTSIFLEPFDIIRGFPKISRTLMLYPGIARHFSSCKKVFVEEKMNGYNVRVATIGDHIVGLTRGGFVCPYTTEKARELLNREFFLDNPGLVLCGEMVGPDSPYVPKSFYDIESLEFFAFDIRDKISGNPMPVLKRRKLLEEYGVQSVRLFGEYDVENAHIDIAKIIKEFGNSLHEGVVIKDPEMALPAVKYTSSLSNCADLKYAFEFYNDYGRDFFFARVCREAFQSLEWDEDEQRRQERCLRLGESILLPMIKTIKNKKEGERIYETVQIRVKNLDIAREFEDHLRLLGVDAVFEKPEKIGDEYLIKIRKMYPSTNDKTESILSGQLWS, encoded by the coding sequence ATGAGACGGGATGTCTCTTCAGAACTGATCAATAAACTGGATATCGCAAAAATCTCGAAGCTGACGGGTATACCCGAATACAGGATCACTGGCGCAATACAGAGAAAGACGTTACAGTATATTAAATCAAAGCTTGAGCTTTTCAGGTTCGATAAGCCTATCTCAACAGTCGAAGGTGGCACTTCCATATTCCTTGAGCCCTTTGATATAATCCGGGGTTTTCCTAAAATATCCCGCACACTGATGCTGTATCCGGGTATTGCCAGGCATTTCTCTTCCTGCAAGAAGGTATTTGTGGAAGAGAAGATGAACGGCTACAATGTTCGCGTTGCCACGATTGGGGATCATATTGTCGGGCTGACGCGAGGAGGTTTTGTATGTCCTTATACGACCGAGAAGGCACGGGAATTACTAAATCGGGAATTTTTTCTGGATAATCCCGGTCTCGTGCTATGCGGAGAGATGGTAGGTCCGGACAGTCCATATGTTCCAAAATCATTCTACGATATAGAGTCACTCGAGTTTTTCGCATTCGATATACGTGATAAGATATCGGGGAATCCCATGCCTGTATTGAAGCGCCGCAAGCTCCTGGAGGAATACGGTGTCCAATCTGTCAGGCTTTTCGGGGAATACGATGTGGAAAATGCACATATCGATATAGCGAAGATCATTAAGGAATTTGGGAACTCGCTGCATGAAGGGGTTGTCATAAAAGACCCGGAAATGGCTCTGCCCGCTGTAAAATATACGAGTTCGCTCAGCAACTGTGCTGACCTGAAGTATGCTTTTGAATTTTACAACGACTATGGGAGGGACTTTTTCTTTGCAAGGGTATGCAGGGAAGCCTTCCAGTCCCTGGAATGGGATGAGGATGAACAAAGAAGACAGGAACGGTGCCTGAGGCTTGGTGAAAGCATACTTTTACCCATGATCAAGACCATCAAAAATAAGAAAGAAGGCGAGAGGATTTATGAGACTGTCCAGATAAGAGTTAAAAACCTGGATATTGCTAGGGAATTTGAGGATCATCTGAGGCTGCTTGGGGTGGATGCTGTTTTTGAAAAGCCTGAAAAGATCGGCGATGAATATCTTATCAAGATAAGGAAGATGTATCCAAGCACCAATGATAAAACTGAATCAATTCTGAGCGGGCAGCTGTGGAGTTGA